A genome region from Nicotiana tabacum cultivar K326 chromosome 13, ASM71507v2, whole genome shotgun sequence includes the following:
- the LOC107828304 gene encoding uncharacterized protein LOC107828304 isoform X1 — protein sequence MRSSVLPENSSSAPSTSRNSHPSAAVPQNHNCKHSNVFQLLTRREVSPQTKRASRKFWGENTKCTLDSYGLKREVASDARRGLISWVEAESLQHLSAKYCPLLPPPRSTIAAAFSPDGRTLASTHGDHTVKIIDYQSGKCLKVLSGHRRTPWVVRFHPLYPEILASGSLDHEVRLWDAKTAECIGSRDFYRPIASIAFHAQGEVLAVASGHKLYIWHYNRRGEASTPAIVLKTRRSLRAVHFHPHAAPFLLTAEVNDLDSSDSSMTRATSPGNLQYPPPTVYLTDAHSTYQSASANELPIMSLPFLIWPSIARGDPRMPVQQTDIDMRTDDVQHRTDTSSSVRLLTYSTPSGQYELLLSPVEQSASPAQEAHTGSSVGENENIGTQPLVDPMETDVQPEERNNQFFPFSDPAYWELPFLQGWLIGQSQAAQQATHPDHSGTTTSPSTYGELENPSAVPLVISSNNHPRSGRSGSRQRSSRSRAIPVTGAGDGAASLNVMHDESDSQTSIGRIQSEIATSLAAAATAELPCTVKLRIWHHDVKVPCAPLHAERCRLTIPHAVLCSEMGAHFSPCGRFLAACVACILPNVDADPGFHGHLHHDIMAAGTSPTRHPVAAHQVMYELRIYSLEEATFGSVLASRAIRAAHCLTSIQFSPASEHLLLAYGRRHSSLLKSVVIDGDTTIPIYTILEVYRVSDMELVRVLPSAEDEVNVACFHPSVGGGLVYGTKEGKLRILQYDNSNGLGRTMSCSPVENIVEVPTYALEG from the exons ATGAGATCGTCTGTCTTGCCGGAGAATTCAAGCAGTGCGCCGTCAACTTCGCGGAATTCACATCCTTCTGCGGCGGTGCCTCAAAACCACAATTGTAAACACAG TAATGTCTTTCAGCTGTTAACAAGAAGGGAGGTATCTCCTCAAACTAAACGCGCTTCCAGAAAATTTTGGGGTGAGAACACTAAATGTACTCTTGACTCCTATGGATTAAAACGTGAAGTGGCAAGTGATGCTAGACGGGGACTAATATCATG GGTAGAGGCAGAGTCACTGCAACATTTATCGGCCAAGTATTGTCCACTGCTGCCTCCTCCAAGGTCTACCATTGCAGCAGCATTCAGTCCTGATGGGAGGACACTTGCTTCTACGCA CGGAGATCACACAGTGAAAATAATTGACTACCAATCTGGGAAGTGCTTAAAGGTTTTGAGTGGACATCGCAGGACACCTTGGGTG GTTCGTTTCCATCCATTGTACCCTGAAATACTGGCAAGTGGAAGTTTGGACCACGAAGTTCGGTTGTGGGATGCAAAAACTGCCGAGTGTATAGGATCGCGAGATTTTT ATCGTCCCATCGCATCCATAGCGTTCCATGCCCAAGGGGAAGTTCTAGCCGTTGCTTCAGGCCACAAG CTTTATATATGGCACTACAACAGAAGAGGAGAGGCTTCTACACCAGCAATTGTACTGAAGACACGGCGTTCTCTTCGTGCTGTACATTTCCATCCACATGCTGCCCCATTTCTTTTAACAGCTGAG GTCAACGATCTGGATTCATCAGATTCTTCAATGACACGTGCTACTTCTCCGGGTAACTTGCAGTACCCTCCCCCTACTGTGTATTTGACTGATGCTCATTCCACTTATCAATCTGCTTCAGCAAATGAACTGCCTATCATGTCTCTACCTTTCCTGATCTGGCCGTCAATTGCAAGAGGTGATCCCAGAATGCCTGTGCAGCAAACTGATATAGATATGAGAACTGACGATGTACAGCACAGAACAGATACTTCATCGTCTGTCCGCCTTCTCACATATTCAACTCCGTCCGGCCAGTATGAACTTTTATTGTCCCCTGTTGAGCAAAGTGCATCTCCTGCACAAGAAGCTCATACTGGTTCTTCTGTTGGGGAAAACGAGAATATAGGTACTCAACCTTTAGTTGATCCTATGGAGACTGATGTGCAGCCAGAAGAAAGAAACAATCAGTTTTTCCCTTTTAGTGACCCAGCATACTGGGAATTGCCTTTTTTGCAAGGATGGTTGATTGGccaaagccaagctgcccaacAAGCAACTCATCCAGACCATAGTGGTACTACCACTAGTCCATCAACTTATGGTGAACTGGAAAATCCTTCTGCTGTTCCCTTGGTAATTTCAAGCAATAATCATCCAAGGTCCGGAAGATCTGGTTCTCGGCAACGTTCTTCACGCTCTCGGGCCATTCCTGTTACTGGAGCTGGTGATGGTGCTGCTTCCCTTAACGTTATGCATGATGAGAGTGATTCTCAAACTTCTATTGGTCGCATCCAGTCAGAGATAGCTACTTCGCTGGCTGCTGCAGCGACTGCTGAATTGCCATGCACTGTGAAACTCAGAATATGGCATCATGATGTTAAGGTTCCATGTGCACCCCTTCATGCTGAAAGATGTCGCTTAACAATACCACATGCTGTACTTTGCAG TGAAATGGGAGCCCATTTTTCGCCATGTGGGAGATTTTTAGCAGCTTGTGTTGCATGTATTCTGCCAAACGTAGATGCTGATCCTGGTTTCCATGGCCATCTTCATCATGATATTATGGCAGCTGGAACTTCTCCAACCAGACATCCAGTTGCTGCCCACCAGGTTATGTATGAGCTACGGATATATTCCCTGGAGGAGGCAAC GTTTGGTTCAGTGCTTGCATCTCGAGCAATTAGAGCTGCTCATTGTTTAACTTCAATTCAG TTTTCTCCAGCTTCAGAGCATCTGTTACTTGCTTATGGGCGTCGCCATAGTTCACTACTTAAAAGTGTTGTTATTGATGGAGACACAACTATACCCATTTACACGATTCTTGAG GTCTATAGAGTTTCTGATATGGAACTTGTGAGAGTTCTCCCCAGTGCGGAGGATGAGGTTAATGTCGCTTGCTTCCATCCTTCGGTTGGTGGTGGCCTTGTCTATGGAACCAAG GAAGGGAAGTTGAGGATTCTCCAATATGACAATTCAAATGGTTTGGGTCGCACAATGTCCTGTTCTCCTGTCGAAAACATTGTCGAG GTCCCAACGTATGCTTTAGAAGGCTAG
- the LOC107828304 gene encoding uncharacterized protein LOC107828304 isoform X2, giving the protein MRSSVLPENSSSAPSTSRNSHPSAAVPQNHNCKHSNVFQLLTRREVSPQTKRASRKFWGENTKCTLDSYGLKREVASDARRGLISWVEAESLQHLSAKYCPLLPPPRSTIAAAFSPDGRTLASTHGDHTVKIIDYQSGKCLKVLSGHRRTPWVVRFHPLYPEILASGSLDHEVRLWDAKTAECIGSRDFYRPIASIAFHAQGEVLAVASGHKLYIWHYNRRGEASTPAIVLKTRRSLRAVHFHPHAAPFLLTAEVNDLDSSDSSMTRATSPANELPIMSLPFLIWPSIARGDPRMPVQQTDIDMRTDDVQHRTDTSSSVRLLTYSTPSGQYELLLSPVEQSASPAQEAHTGSSVGENENIGTQPLVDPMETDVQPEERNNQFFPFSDPAYWELPFLQGWLIGQSQAAQQATHPDHSGTTTSPSTYGELENPSAVPLVISSNNHPRSGRSGSRQRSSRSRAIPVTGAGDGAASLNVMHDESDSQTSIGRIQSEIATSLAAAATAELPCTVKLRIWHHDVKVPCAPLHAERCRLTIPHAVLCSEMGAHFSPCGRFLAACVACILPNVDADPGFHGHLHHDIMAAGTSPTRHPVAAHQVMYELRIYSLEEATFGSVLASRAIRAAHCLTSIQFSPASEHLLLAYGRRHSSLLKSVVIDGDTTIPIYTILEVYRVSDMELVRVLPSAEDEVNVACFHPSVGGGLVYGTKEGKLRILQYDNSNGLGRTMSCSPVENIVEVPTYALEG; this is encoded by the exons ATGAGATCGTCTGTCTTGCCGGAGAATTCAAGCAGTGCGCCGTCAACTTCGCGGAATTCACATCCTTCTGCGGCGGTGCCTCAAAACCACAATTGTAAACACAG TAATGTCTTTCAGCTGTTAACAAGAAGGGAGGTATCTCCTCAAACTAAACGCGCTTCCAGAAAATTTTGGGGTGAGAACACTAAATGTACTCTTGACTCCTATGGATTAAAACGTGAAGTGGCAAGTGATGCTAGACGGGGACTAATATCATG GGTAGAGGCAGAGTCACTGCAACATTTATCGGCCAAGTATTGTCCACTGCTGCCTCCTCCAAGGTCTACCATTGCAGCAGCATTCAGTCCTGATGGGAGGACACTTGCTTCTACGCA CGGAGATCACACAGTGAAAATAATTGACTACCAATCTGGGAAGTGCTTAAAGGTTTTGAGTGGACATCGCAGGACACCTTGGGTG GTTCGTTTCCATCCATTGTACCCTGAAATACTGGCAAGTGGAAGTTTGGACCACGAAGTTCGGTTGTGGGATGCAAAAACTGCCGAGTGTATAGGATCGCGAGATTTTT ATCGTCCCATCGCATCCATAGCGTTCCATGCCCAAGGGGAAGTTCTAGCCGTTGCTTCAGGCCACAAG CTTTATATATGGCACTACAACAGAAGAGGAGAGGCTTCTACACCAGCAATTGTACTGAAGACACGGCGTTCTCTTCGTGCTGTACATTTCCATCCACATGCTGCCCCATTTCTTTTAACAGCTGAG GTCAACGATCTGGATTCATCAGATTCTTCAATGACACGTGCTACTTCTCCGG CAAATGAACTGCCTATCATGTCTCTACCTTTCCTGATCTGGCCGTCAATTGCAAGAGGTGATCCCAGAATGCCTGTGCAGCAAACTGATATAGATATGAGAACTGACGATGTACAGCACAGAACAGATACTTCATCGTCTGTCCGCCTTCTCACATATTCAACTCCGTCCGGCCAGTATGAACTTTTATTGTCCCCTGTTGAGCAAAGTGCATCTCCTGCACAAGAAGCTCATACTGGTTCTTCTGTTGGGGAAAACGAGAATATAGGTACTCAACCTTTAGTTGATCCTATGGAGACTGATGTGCAGCCAGAAGAAAGAAACAATCAGTTTTTCCCTTTTAGTGACCCAGCATACTGGGAATTGCCTTTTTTGCAAGGATGGTTGATTGGccaaagccaagctgcccaacAAGCAACTCATCCAGACCATAGTGGTACTACCACTAGTCCATCAACTTATGGTGAACTGGAAAATCCTTCTGCTGTTCCCTTGGTAATTTCAAGCAATAATCATCCAAGGTCCGGAAGATCTGGTTCTCGGCAACGTTCTTCACGCTCTCGGGCCATTCCTGTTACTGGAGCTGGTGATGGTGCTGCTTCCCTTAACGTTATGCATGATGAGAGTGATTCTCAAACTTCTATTGGTCGCATCCAGTCAGAGATAGCTACTTCGCTGGCTGCTGCAGCGACTGCTGAATTGCCATGCACTGTGAAACTCAGAATATGGCATCATGATGTTAAGGTTCCATGTGCACCCCTTCATGCTGAAAGATGTCGCTTAACAATACCACATGCTGTACTTTGCAG TGAAATGGGAGCCCATTTTTCGCCATGTGGGAGATTTTTAGCAGCTTGTGTTGCATGTATTCTGCCAAACGTAGATGCTGATCCTGGTTTCCATGGCCATCTTCATCATGATATTATGGCAGCTGGAACTTCTCCAACCAGACATCCAGTTGCTGCCCACCAGGTTATGTATGAGCTACGGATATATTCCCTGGAGGAGGCAAC GTTTGGTTCAGTGCTTGCATCTCGAGCAATTAGAGCTGCTCATTGTTTAACTTCAATTCAG TTTTCTCCAGCTTCAGAGCATCTGTTACTTGCTTATGGGCGTCGCCATAGTTCACTACTTAAAAGTGTTGTTATTGATGGAGACACAACTATACCCATTTACACGATTCTTGAG GTCTATAGAGTTTCTGATATGGAACTTGTGAGAGTTCTCCCCAGTGCGGAGGATGAGGTTAATGTCGCTTGCTTCCATCCTTCGGTTGGTGGTGGCCTTGTCTATGGAACCAAG GAAGGGAAGTTGAGGATTCTCCAATATGACAATTCAAATGGTTTGGGTCGCACAATGTCCTGTTCTCCTGTCGAAAACATTGTCGAG GTCCCAACGTATGCTTTAGAAGGCTAG